One stretch of Desulfocurvus vexinensis DSM 17965 DNA includes these proteins:
- a CDS encoding tetratricopeptide repeat protein: MNVRSASRIACLFVLTGLVTLVLAAPAQGVVYSFGRHPDKERLVLQFPDGLPQYTLAREAAQALALRLPGADGAAGELPDLTGARLVSGLRAVAGGLDIELSTAEAGFVAFTLDNPPRLVVDVFSDPLGARWKPTGPPRTAPPAGPAPTAGAPAPQAQGAAPPAAARPAQGDAVSQAAAPPAAPARPAAGPEASQPAAAAPAPAPAVTPDAAVPPSASAPDAAASSEGSVPAPDTAAQDGRMRTAFEVPYVFRGRVTPPGQSAPAQAERVPGPAPAPDAAPGPAPSPAPGAAPGAAAPEALPPVAQDAVPVPGKPGTFAVGARPVAPVGAAPGAETAVEGGRPARPRPTPPPEGSQPLQRDVVERITENLLGPEGPASQFRGRVFSPGDGPPMPAPSASGPLPQPDAEVAAAPPVPEPPAPEAPAAPGTSKAPEASEAPAEPGAVAEAGADAQNATAEERARARQEQLDEIMFAARAAQGNDDHDTALKELATLLAQPDLPPDMAEDAMYTKADVLSVKYKDDLAGHFDEINGAYEAAVNHNLESWRVPAALLRRGVLNLKVGNVPEAAAFFRLLRERYQGDPNVPLTYYYWGDYYFNKGDYQKAADEFQYLVQVYPDSKFVREASLGLARALRHLGYDKQAFQIVDYIEKRWPRFYVEFPPFLRLLGDAAYTVEDYEKAKNDYWTYYNIDPKGDEADIILARLGDIYVRTKRPGAAREMYDKAVADFPDREGGLISKMRLAEEGIYDEPSVEQMFTVFDRPLNLAPAQTYEHIVAKHPDSALAPLAQLKLAMWQLWNNKNVDALAAVLDFEKKFPESALMPRARDVGLKAFGGLATQLVVDGNYPKIVSLWQEYDFVREMAADLDPQAKIALGLSLWKRGLPEEALGVVRPFLNEEQVPEHSEVAMSLALSIYADNARWEDVLGVAEVVREWELRPDFQRELLYARALALENLGRFEESRPLWVELGNDSRLAPAQRAYAIFFLAQEALAGKRLREAYEYAQDAYEMLVTMGGEEPKLRETLNILMDVTESSARYREALKWATELEALLPEGDPSWAALRYRMAGLYRRAADLPTWREMLADLAARQPDSLYGRMAASDLQLEKIEQAARGYSPPGAF; encoded by the coding sequence GTGAACGTACGTTCCGCCAGCAGGATCGCCTGCCTCTTTGTCCTGACGGGCCTCGTGACGCTCGTCCTGGCCGCCCCGGCCCAGGGGGTGGTCTATTCCTTCGGGCGCCACCCGGACAAGGAGCGCCTGGTCCTCCAGTTCCCCGACGGACTGCCGCAGTACACCCTGGCCCGCGAGGCGGCCCAGGCCCTGGCCCTGCGCCTGCCCGGCGCAGACGGCGCGGCGGGCGAGCTGCCCGACCTGACCGGGGCCCGGCTGGTGTCCGGCCTGCGGGCGGTGGCGGGTGGGCTGGACATCGAGCTGTCCACCGCCGAGGCCGGGTTCGTGGCCTTCACCCTGGACAACCCGCCCCGGCTGGTGGTGGACGTGTTCAGCGACCCCCTGGGCGCGCGCTGGAAGCCCACGGGCCCGCCCCGTACGGCCCCGCCCGCGGGCCCGGCGCCTACGGCTGGCGCGCCCGCCCCGCAGGCCCAGGGCGCCGCGCCGCCAGCGGCGGCCCGGCCCGCCCAGGGCGACGCTGTTTCCCAGGCCGCCGCCCCCCCGGCGGCCCCGGCCCGGCCCGCCGCCGGGCCCGAGGCGTCGCAGCCTGCCGCCGCCGCGCCCGCCCCGGCGCCAGCCGTCACCCCGGATGCCGCCGTGCCGCCTTCTGCCTCCGCCCCGGATGCCGCCGCATCGTCAGAAGGTTCCGTTCCCGCTCCGGATACCGCCGCCCAGGACGGGCGGATGCGCACCGCGTTCGAGGTGCCCTACGTGTTCCGGGGCCGGGTGACGCCCCCGGGCCAGTCCGCGCCCGCCCAGGCCGAGCGCGTGCCGGGGCCCGCCCCCGCGCCTGACGCGGCACCGGGCCCCGCGCCCAGCCCCGCACCCGGCGCTGCGCCGGGCGCCGCCGCCCCGGAGGCCCTGCCCCCCGTGGCTCAGGACGCCGTGCCCGTGCCCGGCAAGCCCGGGACATTCGCCGTGGGGGCCCGGCCTGTCGCGCCTGTGGGCGCGGCTCCCGGAGCCGAGACGGCGGTGGAGGGGGGCCGGCCCGCGCGGCCCCGGCCCACGCCGCCGCCCGAGGGCAGCCAGCCCCTGCAACGCGACGTGGTCGAGCGCATCACCGAAAATCTGCTTGGCCCCGAGGGGCCTGCGTCGCAGTTCCGGGGCCGCGTTTTCAGCCCGGGCGACGGGCCGCCCATGCCCGCGCCCTCGGCCAGCGGGCCGCTGCCCCAGCCGGACGCCGAGGTCGCCGCCGCGCCCCCGGTCCCCGAGCCCCCGGCCCCCGAGGCCCCTGCCGCCCCCGGAACCTCCAAAGCCCCCGAGGCTTCCGAAGCGCCCGCCGAACCCGGGGCCGTGGCCGAAGCCGGGGCGGACGCGCAGAACGCCACCGCCGAGGAGCGGGCCCGGGCCCGCCAGGAGCAGCTCGACGAGATCATGTTCGCCGCCCGCGCCGCCCAGGGCAACGACGACCACGACACCGCCCTCAAGGAGCTGGCCACCCTGCTGGCCCAGCCCGACCTGCCGCCGGACATGGCCGAGGATGCCATGTATACCAAGGCCGACGTGCTCTCGGTGAAGTACAAGGATGACCTGGCCGGGCATTTCGACGAGATCAACGGGGCCTACGAGGCCGCCGTGAACCACAACCTGGAGTCCTGGCGGGTGCCTGCGGCGCTGCTGCGCCGGGGCGTACTCAACCTCAAGGTCGGCAACGTGCCCGAGGCCGCCGCCTTCTTCCGCCTGCTGCGCGAGCGCTACCAGGGCGACCCCAACGTGCCGCTGACCTACTACTACTGGGGCGACTACTACTTCAACAAGGGCGACTACCAGAAGGCCGCCGACGAATTCCAGTATCTTGTGCAGGTCTACCCGGACAGCAAATTCGTGCGCGAGGCGTCCCTGGGGCTGGCCCGCGCCCTGCGCCACCTGGGCTACGACAAGCAGGCCTTCCAGATCGTGGACTACATCGAGAAGCGCTGGCCGCGCTTCTACGTCGAGTTCCCCCCGTTCCTGCGCCTGTTGGGCGATGCTGCCTACACCGTCGAAGACTATGAAAAGGCCAAGAACGACTACTGGACCTATTACAACATCGACCCCAAGGGCGACGAGGCCGACATTATCCTGGCGCGTCTGGGCGACATCTACGTGCGCACCAAGCGCCCCGGCGCGGCCCGCGAGATGTACGACAAGGCCGTGGCCGACTTCCCCGACCGCGAGGGCGGGCTGATCTCCAAGATGCGCCTGGCCGAGGAGGGCATCTACGACGAGCCCAGCGTGGAGCAGATGTTCACGGTTTTCGACAGGCCGCTGAACCTCGCCCCGGCCCAGACCTACGAGCACATCGTCGCCAAGCACCCCGACAGCGCCCTGGCGCCCCTGGCCCAGCTCAAGCTGGCCATGTGGCAGCTGTGGAACAACAAGAACGTCGATGCCCTGGCGGCGGTGCTCGACTTCGAGAAGAAATTCCCCGAAAGCGCCCTCATGCCCCGCGCCCGCGACGTGGGCCTCAAGGCCTTCGGCGGGCTGGCCACCCAGCTCGTGGTGGACGGCAACTACCCCAAGATCGTCTCGCTGTGGCAGGAGTACGACTTCGTGCGCGAGATGGCCGCCGACCTCGACCCCCAGGCCAAGATCGCCCTGGGCCTGAGCCTGTGGAAGCGCGGCCTGCCCGAAGAGGCCCTGGGCGTGGTCCGGCCCTTCCTCAACGAGGAGCAGGTGCCCGAGCACTCCGAGGTGGCCATGAGCCTGGCCCTGTCCATCTACGCCGACAACGCCCGCTGGGAGGACGTGCTCGGCGTGGCCGAGGTCGTGCGCGAATGGGAGCTGCGGCCCGATTTCCAGCGCGAGCTGCTCTACGCCCGCGCCCTGGCCCTGGAGAACCTGGGCCGCTTCGAGGAAAGCCGGCCCCTGTGGGTCGAGCTGGGCAACGACTCGCGCCTGGCCCCGGCCCAGCGGGCCTACGCCATCTTCTTCCTGGCCCAGGAGGCCCTGGCGGGCAAGCGCCTGCGCGAGGCCTACGAATACGCCCAGGACGCCTACGAAATGCTGGTGACCATGGGCGGCGAGGAACCCAAGCTGCGCGAGACCTTGAACATTCTCATGGACGTTACCGAAAGTTCGGCGCGCTACCGCGAAGCCCTCAAGTGGGCCACCGAGCTGGAAGCCCTGCTGCCCGAGGGCGACCCCTCCTGGGCGGCCCTGCGCTACCGCATGGCCGGGCTGTACCGCCGCGCGGCGGACCTGCCCACCTGGCGCGAGATGCTGGCCGACCTGGCCGCGCGCCAGCCCGATTCCCTCTACGGGCGCATGGCCG